Proteins encoded in a region of the Cheilinus undulatus linkage group 8, ASM1832078v1, whole genome shotgun sequence genome:
- the LOC121513908 gene encoding cortexin-3 yields MDVPRMAEGLFSSTLSSSGGGHHVPSYLTLEQKAAFVFVLLLFIFLALLIVRCFRILLDPYRSMPSSNWTDHTEKDTFDYRIV; encoded by the coding sequence ATGGATGTGCCCAGGATGGCAGAGGGCCTCTTCAGCAGCACACTGTCCTCGTCGGGCGGCGGCCATCACGTGCCTTCGTACCTGACGTTGGAGCAGAAGGCGGCCTTCGTCTTCGTGCTGCTGCTCTTCATCTTCCTGGCCCTGCTCATCGTGCGCTGTTTCCGCATCCTACTGGACCCGTACCGCAGCATGCCCTCGTCCAACTGGACTGACCACACCGAGAAAGACACGTTCGATTACCGCATAGTTTGA